In a genomic window of Branchiostoma floridae strain S238N-H82 chromosome 19, Bfl_VNyyK, whole genome shotgun sequence:
- the LOC118406773 gene encoding leucine-rich repeat and immunoglobulin-like domain-containing nogo receptor-interacting protein 1 — translation MGICKVILVSLLLLHFAVWNFANSSCPSPCTCSTINEVDCGNKNLQEIPEPLPTESERLYLQRNKLTELANDQFVTVTRLEALDLSYNAISDIKPGAFNGLTNLKFLLLPGNQLDAAPRKALKGLSNLQRLYLYDNKIQMVQDASFRNNDKLEQLLLSNNEIGYITPDAFDGMNSLQILHLYYNKLENVPWQSLRGLTSLVELNLHSNLILAVPANSFSDLRELQNLYLNSNKIVYISPSAFAGLENLKILGLDSNQLESVPCQAIQRLRTLRSLYLQTNKITELPAECFAELNDLRWLRLDGNRIHYAAETSLRGLTSLMELQLQQNNLSAIQGVAFTFTPNLQILYLQDNPIRNITVNHFRSLPHLSELYIGPVTNIAPTAFLTFRNLTKLWVTESNLHEVPIKALMHLTNLEQLDLSRNPIHVIETNTFLNLTKLKHLILNHMKLETVQEGAFSGLGLLEILEMRDNRLQTLPVNLFSALTSLQIIELWENRWRCDCNLRWLKEWSESEYHFFYNNMAFRVKCNTPDHMRDKYFAELAPDDFMCVKPSMYTLSFNITVDEWTNAVLPCNASGFPPPTGMWITSNNTRYRQDVVGPGDRIFVGKDNVLNITVARRFDSGSYTCNASNPVGSVNVTIHLKVNEKEREVTTPLISTTDTTTRREETTTDCDSTTRGKPMQPSEERVRTTIPAPPTTMIRPDSLKDPHEDLKTTLALIGSNVATMLGTFMIFCLLLLCIRGWKRRRKIRKLTKDLTYENDHAYNLDKLIPMNDICTQTNKLSVIIPPERELDHIPNHIPKCVTFAPPDHCREDGGCTISNPSTENGEGEGESSTWL, via the coding sequence ATGGGAATCTGTAAGGTGATCCTGGTCTCCCTCTTGCTGCTTCACTTCGCCGTGTGGAATTTTGCCAACTCCAgttgcccctccccctgcacGTGCTCCACTATAAACGAGGTGGACTGCGGTAACAAGAACCTACAGGAGATCCCCGAACCCCTCCCCACGGAAAGCGAGAGACTTTACCTCCAGAGGAACAAGCTAACGGAACTGGCGAACGACCAGTTCGTGACAGTCACTAGGTTAGAAGCGCTGGATCTTTCGTACAACGCCATCAGCGATATCAAACCTGGGGCTTTCAACGGGCTGACCAACCTCAAGTTTTTGCTGCTTCCTGGGAACCAGCTGGACGCCGCTCCCAGGAAGGCACTGAAAGGGTTGAGCAACCTGCAGAGACTCTATCTCTATGACAACAAGATCCAGATGGTCCAGGACGCCAGTTTTAGGAACAACGACAAGCTCGAACAGCTCCTTCTATCGAACAATGAGATCGGTTACATCACTCCCGACGCTTTTGACGGGATGAACAGTTTGCAGATCTTGCATCTGTATTACAACAAGCTCGAAAATGTACCGTGGCAGTCGTTGCGTGGTTTAACCAGTCTGGTGGAATTGAATCTTCACAGCAACCTGATTCTGGCGGTACCTGCCAACAGTTTCTCGGATTTGCGTGAGCTGCAGAACCTGTACTTAAACAGCAATAAGATTGTGTACATCTCACCTTCGGCTTTCGCGGGGCTAGAGAATTTAAAGATTCTCGGTTTGGATTCTAACCAATTGGAGAGCGTGCCATGCCAGGCCATACAGAGGCTGCGTACTCTTCGTTCTTTGTACCTACAGACCAATAAGATCACGGAGCTACCTGCGGAGTGTTTCGCGGAGTTGAACGACCTCCGCTGGTTGAGGTTGGACGGGAACCGGATTCACTACGCGGCCGAGACCAGTCTGCGCGGACTGACCAGCTTGATGGAGTTACAGTTGCAGCAGAACAACCTCTCGGCCATCCAGGGGGTCGCCTTTACGTTCACGCCGAATCTCCAGATTCTCTACTTACAGGATAACCCCATACGGAATATCACCGTCAACCACTTCCGATCCCTGCCGCATCTGAGCGAGTTGTACATCGGGCCGGTCACCAACATCGCGCCGACCGCCTTCCTGACCTTCCGTAACCTCACCAAGCTCTGGGTGACCGAGAGTAACCTCCACGAGGTCCCCATCAAAGCTCTGATGCATCTGACGAATCTAGAACAACTGGATCTCTCGCGTAACCCGATCCACGTGATCGAGACCAACACGTTCCTAAACCTGACCAAGCTGAAGCACCTGATTCTGAACCACATGAAGCTTGAGACGGTCCAGGAAGGTGCTTTCAGCGGTTTAGGGCTGTTGGAGATACTAGAGATGCGGGATAACAGgttacaaacgttaccggtGAATCTGTTCTCTGCGCTAACCTCGCTACAGATAATAGAGCTATGGGAGAACCGGTGGAGGTGTGACTGTAACCTCCGCTGGCTGAAAGAGTGGTCAGAGTCGGAGTACCACTTCTTCTACAACAACATGGCTTTCCGGGTCAAGTGTAACACTCCTGATCACATGAGGGATAAGTATTTCGCGGAACTTGCTCCCGATGATTTTATGTGCGTAAAACCGTCGATGTATACGCTGAGCTTTAACATCACTGTGGACGAGTGGACAAACGCGGTGCTTCCGTGTAACGCAAGCGGATTCCCTCCGCCTACTGGTATGTGGATTACGTCCAACAACACGCGGTATAGACAAGACGTGGTTGGGCCTGGAGATCGCATCTTTGTCGGGAAAGACAACGTTTTGAATATAACGGTCGCCAGAAGGTTTGATAGCGGTTCGTACACTTGTAACGCGTCCAACCCTGTGGGAAGCGTGAATGTGACGATTCATCTGAAGGTGAACGAGAAAGAACGAGAGGTGACGACGCCGCTGATCAGTACCACGGATACCACCACGCGGAGAGAGGAGACCACGACGGATTGTGACAGCACCACGCGCGGAAAACCTATGCAACCTTCGGAGGAGCGCGTAAGGACTACCATTCCGGCTCCTCCTACCACTATGATCCGCCCGGATAGTCTGAAGGACCCTCACGAGGATCTAAAAACAACGTTAGCACTCATAGGCAGCAACGTGGCGACCATGCTCGGCACTTTCATGATCTTTTGTTTGCTACTGCTCTGCATCAGGGGCTGGAAGAGGAGGAGAAAAATCCGCAAGCTGACCAAGGATTTAACCTACGAGAACGACCACGCGTACAACCTGGACAAGCTGATCCCCATGAACGATATCTGCACACAGACGAATAAACTAAGCGTCATTATTCCTCCAGAGAGGGAGCTGGACCATATACCCAACCACATACCCAAGTGTGTCACGTTCGCGCCGCCCGACCACTGCAGAGAGGACGGCGGCTGCACGATATCTAACCCGTCCACGGAGAatggagagggggagggggagtcCAGTACGTGGCTCTGA